The sequence CCACCCATGAAAGGTGGTAAATTATTCTCACATGAAAAGCGTTTCTTAGGAGGCGGGTTCTGTATTGGACGGACTTGAGTGTCTAGAATATAGGGCCGACTTCTTTTTTTGTTGAACATAACTTTAATGACTGGAATGACATTATGGAGTATACTAAATTTACGTAATTTTACTTAAATGAGAAGAAATAATAGTTGACTCGTTTAGTTGTTAAAACTGGATACCACAATGACTACCGCGGTGCTTACAACCCTCCCGCAGAACATAACCTGCTCGACAGTTGAGATTAAAGTGAATTTTATCAAACCGGTCAGTGCTGAAAGTAAACTAATACGCTGTGAGGCTAGGATCATCCGTATAGGACGAAAACTAGCCACTGTAGAATGACGCATTAAGGACGGAAATGATGAATTATATGCTCATGGGGTGAGCACCTGCCTGATTTTTAAAGTGGGATAACATTTGTCTTCAAGTTTAAAGAGGGGATGAACAGTGAAATTTTTCATAAAACATTTGGAGCCCGGTGCGGCAATTCCGCACTCCGGGATCTATGCGGGGGGGGCGAAAGTTGCTAGATCATGTCTCTTTAGACGGGTAATAATTAGAAAGAATAGAGTTGAAAAAGGAGTGGATCTGCTTGGGCACTTCGCAAATACCTGGCGATCGGCACGCACTACAAATTCCATACACCAAACGCGAAATTAAAGTTGAGATAGTTGCTGGAATTGGGGTTGTCTTGATAGTAATTATGCCATTTCTTTGGTGGGGAAAAACACCGGATCTTTTTCCAACTAATTTTGGTATGAGTGGAAAGGTTGATTGGGAAGGAAAGGGATCCCTTGTGTTACTTACTGGGATCGGTATTGGGTTATACGTATTGTTAACGTATATCAGTAGATTTCCAAATATGGTTAATCATCTTTGGGTGATAACTCCAATAAATGCCGAAAAACAGTACCGTATTAGAAGACTAACGATCAATTGTATCAAAGTCGAAAGTGTTTGGCTATTTGTTTACTTAACCTGGAACACCATACAAGTAGCTATGAGTAAGGCAATTGGTGAAGAAATGAAACTCCTAAATCAAAAGAACTCCATGCATGCAGTAGCGTTTGTTTATAAGGAAGCTTTATTTGGAATTGAATTTTTACCAATAGTATTCCTAGTGATGGTGGTCACAATCTGTGCAGGTGTTTACTATGGAAACAAGGCAAAACAGCTGAGTGGGTAAAGTCACCCCAAACTTCTGATAACAGAGGGTTTCGCGACATCGGAGAGAATATGAAAGTAGTAACCCGACGTCGCAAACCCTGGGACGCTATATAAAATCGCGCGGGGGTGGCCGCGTCTTGCGGCGATTTTTGCTGAGGATTTTCTTATTGAGTTAATGGGGGGAAATATGAAAGCAAGAAAAGTCTTTAAATGCATGTTGATTGTACTGAGCATTATTCTACTTATAGCAATTATTCAATATATTCCTGCTTTATTTTTACAAACACCCGATATGCAAATTAAAGAAGGAAAGTATGTATGTGTTTATTTTCAAAAGGGCGATGAAAAAGGAGCTCAGGAAGTATTTGACTTATTAGAATTAACATCCAAAGATATTAGGCAAAAGCTTGGGTTTACATCATCGGCATATAAAACGAAGATGTATATTTATAAAAGCCAATCTACCTTTCAAATGAGGAAATTTGGACTTGTAACATTAATTTTTGCACCAAAATGGTATATAGGTGATAACAAGGATGAAATAGCTTTAATGGTCTCACCCTATGCAAAAGTAGAAGTACATGACCATGATGGGATTTTATCAGCTGCTCCACATGAGATGATACATACGATTAAC comes from Desulfosporosinus meridiei DSM 13257 and encodes:
- a CDS encoding PaaI family thioesterase — translated: MTTAVLTTLPQNITCSTVEIKVNFIKPVSAESKLIRCEARIIRIGRKLATVE